One Bactrocera neohumeralis isolate Rockhampton unplaced genomic scaffold, APGP_CSIRO_Bneo_wtdbg2-racon-allhic-juicebox.fasta_v2 ctg2664, whole genome shotgun sequence DNA segment encodes these proteins:
- the LOC126766854 gene encoding LOW QUALITY PROTEIN: uncharacterized protein LOC126766854 (The sequence of the model RefSeq protein was modified relative to this genomic sequence to represent the inferred CDS: inserted 2 bases in 2 codons) translates to MRRFASVASTFTAAAAASRFASTMTVRDALNSALDEELAREKTVFVLGEVGQYQGAYKVTKGLVDKYGTDRVIDTPITEHGFTGMAVGAAMNGLRPVCEFMTFNFALQAIDQIVNSAGKGLYMSGGQLKCPIVFRGPNGASAGVGAQHSQCFASWYGSVPGLKVFAPFNCEDARGMLKAAIRDDNPVVILEHELLYGESFPVSDEAADKDFVIPFGKAKXEREGTDVTLIGFSRGVELCLKAADELAKTGVKAEVINLRSIRPLDRETILKSIKKTHRAVTVDESFPVCNIGAEICAMVMESDTFDYLDAPMERVSCADCPTPYXKEIEAASQPQVADVVAVAKRVLA, encoded by the exons ATGCGCCGTTTTGCCTCTGTTGCCTCGACCTTTACTGCGGCCGCCGCGGCGTCCCGCTTCGCGTCGACGATGACGGTCCGCGATGCCCTGAACAGCGCCCTGGACGAGGAGCTCGCGCGCGAGAAGACGGTCTTTGTCCTCGGCGAGGTCGGCCAGTACCAGGGCGCCTACAAGGTGACAAAAGGCCTCGTGGACAAGTACGGCACCGACCGTGTCATTGACACCCCCATCACAGAGCATGGCTTCACTGGCATGGCCGTCGGCGCCGCGATGAATGGCTTGCGTCCGGTCTGCGAGTTCATGACCTTCAACTTTGCCCTCCAGGCCATTGACCAGATTGTGAACTCCGCGGGCAAGGGCCTTTACATGTCTGGCGGTCAGCTGAAGTGCCCGATTGTCTTTCGCGGCCCCAACGGCGCCTCTGCGGGTGTTGGCGCGCAGCACTCCCAGTGCTTCGCCTCCTGGTACGGCTCCGTCCCTGGCCTGAAGGTGTTCGCGCCCTTCAACTGTGAGGACGCGCGCGGCATGCTCAAGGCCGCCATCCGCGATGACAATCCTGTTGTGATTCTTGAGCACGAGCTGCTCTACGGCGAGTCCTTCCCCGTCTCCGATGAGGCCGCCGACAAGGACTTTGTCATTCCCTTTGGCAAGGCGA TTGAGCGCGAGGGCACGGATGTCACCCTCATCGGCTTCTCCCGCGGCGTCGAGCTGTGCCTCAAGGCCGCCGATGAGCTGGCCAAGACCGGCGTGAAGGCCGAGGTCATCAACCTCCGCTCGATCCGCCCGCTCGACCGCGAAACCATCCTCAAGTCCATCAAGAAAACCCACCGCGCGGTCACCGTGGACGAGTCCTTCCCCGTCTGCAACATCGGCGCTGAGATCTGCGCGATGGTGATGGAGAGCGACACGTTCGACTACCTCGATGCCCCAATGGAGCGTGTCTCCTGCGCGGACTGCCCCACGCCTT GCAAAGAGATTGAGGCGGCCTCGCAGCCGCAGGTGGCCGATGTGGTCGCCGTCGCCAAGCGCGTTCTCGCCTAG